A single genomic interval of Flavobacterium sp. N2820 harbors:
- a CDS encoding efflux RND transporter periplasmic adaptor subunit: protein MKKILYISLLGLLITSCGGDSKTASVDKAIESKDLTTIKTTRAEIQKQYDAIGAELAKLDLAIAELDTLKKSALVTTAIVNDTIFTHYIDIQGNVDTKQNLIIYPEYSGVLTQVYVKSGQKVNKGQILARIDDGGLSNQLAQMETQATLAKTTFERQKNLWDKKIGSEIQFLQAKTNYEAQMKAVAQMKAQLGKTIVKAPFSGVIDEVITEKGQVVGPGQQLMRIVNLSDMYVSANVPESFIGKIKNGAIVDVEVKSTGKIYKGKVRQIGNYINPNNRNFSIEVAVPNSDNLLRPNQVAVLKIEDYKKPNAILVPESIVTENAVGEKIIYTVDTSGKEPKAIKKTIVVGLTSGANIEVKSGLNKGEQIIIEGARSVQNGDIVEIIKK from the coding sequence ATGAAAAAAATACTATACATCAGTTTATTAGGTTTACTAATTACTTCTTGTGGAGGTGATTCAAAAACTGCTTCTGTTGACAAAGCGATTGAATCAAAGGATTTAACAACAATCAAAACTACAAGAGCCGAAATTCAGAAACAATATGATGCAATTGGAGCCGAATTAGCTAAACTTGATTTGGCTATTGCCGAATTAGACACACTAAAAAAATCAGCTTTAGTAACAACTGCAATTGTTAACGACACTATTTTCACGCATTACATTGACATTCAAGGAAATGTGGATACCAAACAAAACCTTATTATTTACCCAGAATATTCGGGAGTATTAACTCAAGTATATGTAAAATCAGGGCAAAAAGTAAATAAAGGGCAAATTTTAGCACGAATTGATGATGGTGGTTTAAGCAATCAATTGGCACAGATGGAAACACAAGCTACATTGGCAAAAACTACATTTGAAAGACAAAAAAATCTTTGGGATAAAAAAATTGGTTCAGAAATTCAATTTTTACAAGCAAAAACCAATTACGAAGCACAAATGAAGGCGGTTGCACAAATGAAGGCGCAACTTGGAAAAACAATTGTAAAAGCGCCATTTAGTGGTGTTATTGACGAAGTAATTACTGAAAAAGGTCAAGTAGTTGGCCCTGGACAACAATTAATGCGTATTGTAAATTTATCAGATATGTATGTTTCTGCAAATGTTCCTGAAAGTTTCATTGGGAAAATTAAAAATGGAGCAATCGTAGATGTTGAAGTAAAATCTACTGGTAAAATATATAAAGGAAAAGTGAGACAAATTGGAAATTATATTAATCCAAACAATAGAAACTTTAGTATTGAAGTAGCGGTTCCAAACTCAGATAATTTATTGCGCCCAAATCAAGTAGCTGTTTTAAAAATCGAAGACTACAAAAAACCAAATGCTATTTTAGTTCCAGAAAGTATTGTTACTGAAAATGCCGTTGGCGAAAAAATTATTTATACGGTTGATACTTCTGGTAAAGAACCAAAAGCAATCAAGAAAACCATTGTAGTAGGTTTAACTTCTGGTGCAAATATTGAAGTAAAATCTGGATTAAACAAAGGGGAACAAATCATTATTGAAGGCGCAAGAAGCGTTCAAAATGGCGATATTGTTGAAATTATTAAAAAATAG
- a CDS encoding TolC family protein, whose amino-acid sequence MKQKLILTLLFVSLFLNAQDKKETYSFTLQQAIDHAIENNYSSINAKRDIEAAKQKKWETTASGLPQITSNLQYLNNLDFQVQGVSGNAFNPGGDPNEISTIAFGTKHSANASATLNQLIFDGSYIVGLQSAKVYLQISQNAKEKTDLEIKEMVTNAYGNVLLARESVLIFEKNKTTLEKTLFETSETFKNGLTEEENVEQLQITLTQLKSSLSNAQKRAEIALNLLKISMGIDINNDVTLTEKLDDLAVKNVDLAVLAQEFDSTSSIDYKIQQNNEESKRLLLKLERFRALPTIGAQLNYGANTFSNEFDIISTQQKWYNYSNFGVNISLPIFSSFRDKARTQQAKIAFEQAKTQLTETEQRLKLQFQQAKTDYEFSIEQYAASKSNLKLAERIEGKQQIKFKEGLSTSFEFTEAQRQLYTAQQDYLQAMIDVLNKKATLDKLTNKK is encoded by the coding sequence ATGAAACAAAAACTAATACTAACCTTATTGTTCGTTTCACTATTCTTGAACGCACAAGATAAAAAAGAAACCTATAGCTTTACATTGCAACAAGCAATTGATCATGCTATTGAAAACAACTACAGTTCAATTAATGCAAAACGTGATATTGAAGCTGCCAAACAAAAAAAATGGGAAACAACTGCTTCCGGACTTCCACAAATTACCAGTAATTTACAGTATTTAAACAATCTTGACTTTCAAGTACAAGGGGTTTCTGGAAATGCGTTTAATCCGGGTGGTGATCCAAATGAAATTTCAACTATTGCTTTTGGAACAAAACACAGCGCAAATGCTTCCGCAACATTAAACCAATTAATTTTTGATGGATCCTATATTGTAGGATTGCAATCGGCTAAAGTGTATTTGCAAATTTCTCAAAATGCAAAAGAAAAAACCGATTTAGAAATCAAAGAAATGGTTACGAATGCCTATGGAAATGTACTTTTAGCTAGAGAAAGTGTTTTAATCTTTGAAAAAAACAAAACCACTTTAGAAAAAACATTATTTGAAACCAGTGAAACTTTTAAAAACGGTTTGACCGAAGAAGAAAACGTAGAGCAACTTCAAATTACGTTAACACAATTGAAAAGTTCTTTATCGAATGCCCAAAAAAGAGCCGAAATTGCATTAAATCTTCTTAAAATTTCTATGGGAATTGACATTAATAACGATGTAACGCTTACAGAAAAACTTGATGATTTAGCAGTTAAAAATGTAGATTTAGCTGTACTTGCTCAAGAATTTGATTCAACAAGTTCTATAGATTATAAAATCCAACAAAACAATGAAGAATCAAAACGTTTGTTATTAAAATTAGAGCGTTTTAGAGCACTGCCAACTATTGGAGCGCAATTGAACTATGGTGCAAATACATTTTCTAATGAATTTGATATTATTTCAACACAACAAAAATGGTATAATTACTCAAATTTTGGAGTAAATATTAGTTTACCAATATTCAGTAGTTTTAGAGATAAAGCCAGAACACAACAAGCAAAAATTGCTTTTGAACAAGCAAAAACACAACTTACCGAAACAGAACAACGTTTAAAACTTCAGTTTCAACAAGCTAAAACCGATTATGAATTTAGTATAGAACAATATGCTGCCTCAAAAAGTAATTTAAAATTAGCCGAAAGAATTGAAGGTAAACAACAAATAAAATTCAAAGAAGGACTTTCTACAAGTTTTGAATTTACCGAAGCACAACGTCAATTATACACAGCACAACAAGATTATTTACAAGCTATGATTGATGTTTTAAACAAAAAAGCAACTTTAGACAAACTAACCAATAAAAAATAA
- a CDS encoding TetR/AcrR family transcriptional regulator: MKNRILQKSTDMFLRLGFKSITMDDIACEMCISKKTIYKYFSNKDLLIEESVQMVHKEVHETITKIVSQNFNAIEENFEIRRMFKEMFKSTESSPIYQLKKHYPEIYEKILTMQVSVCEECFRDNIIKGIKEGLYRKDLDIENYVKFYYTLIFSINENTMLEKDAQELELKALEYHIRAMATLAGIKELEKQILNH, translated from the coding sequence TACAAAAATCAACCGACATGTTTTTGAGACTTGGTTTCAAAAGCATTACAATGGATGATATTGCTTGCGAAATGTGTATTTCAAAAAAAACAATTTATAAATACTTCTCCAATAAAGACTTACTGATTGAAGAAAGTGTTCAAATGGTTCATAAGGAAGTGCATGAAACAATCACTAAAATTGTATCTCAAAACTTTAATGCCATTGAAGAAAATTTCGAAATCAGGAGAATGTTCAAAGAAATGTTCAAATCTACTGAATCATCACCAATATATCAGTTAAAAAAACACTATCCAGAAATTTACGAAAAAATTTTAACCATGCAAGTTAGTGTTTGCGAAGAATGTTTTCGTGACAATATTATTAAAGGAATTAAAGAAGGTTTATATCGAAAAGATTTAGATATTGAAAATTATGTGAAGTTTTATTACACTCTAATTTTTAGTATTAACGAAAACACTATGCTTGAAAAAGATGCTCAAGAATTAGAATTAAAAGCTTTAGAATACCACATAAGAGCTATGGCTACATTAGCAGGTATAAAAGAACTTGAAAAACAAATACTGAATCATTAA
- a CDS encoding efflux RND transporter permease subunit yields MSNKITKSFGISTWAINNKMTVYVITAIILIGGLISYYSMPREDFPEIIETKIYVSSINPGNAAEDVEKLITKPLEEEFNNISGVTKITSNTLQDYSMILVEFDEDISVDAAKQKVKDKVDLVKSETDWPTMPGGEKVEPNVFDLNIAEEQPILNINLSGDLPLDKLKDYAEYLEDKIERLPQIKEAAIRGAQEKEVEIAVDIYKMTAAQVSFDDIIGAVSRENTTISGGNVVNNGIKKNIRVVGEIENPAELEDVVVKKQDGVVYLKDIATIKFQPKEATTHAREYGNAVVMLDVKKRSGKNMIEATESIKQIVKQAQDDYFPSNLKISMANDQSSRTINQVDDLVNNIIFGVLLVVGVLMFFLGFRSALFVGFAIPLSMFMSYIILASFGVTLNTMVLFALVMGLGMLVDNGIVVVENVHSLMSQGLSRKQAAIEGVGEIAWPIIASTATTLAAFFPLGLWPGTMGKFMIYFPMTLSVVLFSSLFVALVINALINAEFMQLEEKEMSQKTLIRLSSIVGGIGIILVILGFSTSTDGLKGIGNLMVFFAVMLWIYKYYLARAQKYFMEVSLVKLENFYKKSLIYVLSGKRPYYFLFGTVGLLIFSFILVGIAQPKVLFFPENQPNQIITYIEFPEGTDIAKTNAFTKEVEKKVYAVANKYTDEENFNFMVESGVAQVGEGAGNPQTDGGSQNEMPHRGKITLSMREFKFRKGVESSDLMNEIRAAVKGYPGVSIIVEKDQNGPPSGYPINVEISGENYNDMLIEAEKVKDFINSKNIAGIEELKLDVNKSKPGLEVIVDRKVAGQLGVSTAQVGQTLRRSVYGEKISTYKEDKDDYEINVRFNEDLKNDNSAIFNQPITFRDQATGRLQQVPIAALVEKTNTSSFNTIKRKNLKRVITVYSNVLEGYNANEIVGALKKEMATYKMPKDTNFAFTGEQEEQEKNSSFLFKALLIAMGGIILVMVAQFNSISKPAIIMFTVILSFIGVFLGLVIFRNDFVIIMTMMGIISLAGIVVNNGIVLIDYTQLLLDRKVAELGLEEGAILSKQDYFDAIVEGGRSRLRPVLLTAITTVLGLIPLAIGLNIDFFGLFINYNPNIYMGGDNVIFWGPLAKTVIYGLIFATFLTLIIVPVMFFLLNRMKIKIKSRKNKDTEILPSV; encoded by the coding sequence ATGAGTAATAAAATAACCAAAAGCTTCGGAATTTCAACATGGGCCATTAATAATAAAATGACCGTGTATGTAATTACAGCTATTATCTTGATAGGCGGATTAATTTCCTACTATTCAATGCCTCGTGAAGATTTCCCTGAAATTATTGAAACTAAAATTTACGTTAGTTCAATCAACCCAGGAAATGCAGCTGAAGATGTTGAAAAACTAATCACAAAACCTTTAGAAGAAGAGTTTAACAATATATCCGGTGTCACTAAAATTACCTCAAACACACTTCAAGATTATTCTATGATTTTAGTGGAGTTTGATGAAGATATCTCGGTTGATGCAGCCAAGCAAAAAGTAAAAGACAAAGTAGATTTAGTAAAATCTGAAACGGATTGGCCAACCATGCCAGGAGGCGAAAAGGTAGAACCAAACGTTTTCGATTTAAACATTGCTGAAGAACAACCTATCTTAAATATTAATTTATCGGGAGATTTACCTTTAGATAAATTAAAAGATTATGCCGAATATTTAGAAGATAAAATCGAAAGATTACCACAAATTAAAGAAGCAGCTATTCGTGGTGCGCAAGAAAAAGAAGTGGAAATCGCAGTAGATATTTACAAAATGACGGCAGCTCAAGTCAGTTTTGATGATATTATTGGAGCTGTTTCTAGAGAAAACACAACCATTTCTGGTGGAAATGTAGTCAATAACGGCATCAAGAAAAACATTCGTGTAGTAGGAGAAATTGAAAATCCTGCCGAATTGGAAGATGTTGTGGTTAAAAAACAAGATGGTGTGGTGTATCTTAAAGATATTGCAACCATTAAGTTTCAACCTAAAGAAGCTACAACACATGCCAGAGAATATGGTAATGCAGTAGTAATGTTAGATGTTAAAAAACGTAGCGGTAAAAACATGATTGAGGCTACAGAAAGCATCAAACAAATTGTAAAACAAGCACAAGACGATTATTTTCCATCGAATTTAAAAATTTCTATGGCAAATGATCAATCTTCAAGAACCATTAACCAAGTAGATGATTTGGTAAATAACATCATTTTTGGAGTATTACTCGTTGTTGGTGTTTTGATGTTTTTCTTAGGATTTAGAAGTGCCCTTTTTGTAGGTTTTGCCATTCCGCTTTCTATGTTTATGTCGTACATTATTTTAGCTTCATTTGGAGTAACTTTAAATACGATGGTATTATTTGCCTTAGTAATGGGACTCGGAATGCTAGTTGATAACGGAATTGTAGTAGTAGAAAACGTACATTCGTTAATGAGTCAAGGCTTAAGCCGAAAACAAGCCGCTATTGAAGGAGTTGGAGAAATTGCTTGGCCAATCATTGCATCAACAGCCACCACTTTAGCTGCCTTTTTCCCATTAGGGTTATGGCCTGGAACAATGGGTAAATTCATGATTTATTTCCCTATGACGCTTTCAGTTGTATTATTTTCATCATTATTTGTAGCATTAGTTATCAATGCCCTTATTAATGCCGAATTTATGCAATTGGAAGAGAAAGAAATGTCTCAAAAAACATTAATTCGTTTGAGTAGCATTGTTGGAGGAATAGGAATAATTTTAGTAATTCTTGGTTTTTCAACCAGCACAGATGGTTTAAAAGGAATTGGAAATTTAATGGTTTTCTTTGCCGTAATGCTTTGGATTTACAAATATTATTTAGCAAGAGCTCAAAAATATTTTATGGAAGTTTCATTAGTTAAACTTGAAAATTTTTACAAAAAATCCCTGATTTATGTTTTGAGTGGTAAAAGACCTTATTATTTCTTATTTGGAACAGTTGGTTTATTAATTTTCTCATTTATTTTAGTGGGAATTGCCCAGCCAAAAGTATTATTCTTTCCGGAGAATCAACCTAATCAAATTATAACGTATATCGAATTCCCTGAAGGAACCGATATTGCTAAAACAAATGCTTTTACAAAAGAAGTTGAGAAAAAAGTATATGCTGTAGCCAATAAATATACCGATGAAGAGAATTTTAACTTTATGGTTGAATCGGGTGTAGCACAAGTTGGTGAAGGTGCTGGAAATCCTCAAACCGATGGTGGTTCACAAAATGAAATGCCACACAGAGGAAAAATTACTTTATCAATGCGTGAATTTAAGTTTAGAAAAGGAGTTGAAAGTAGCGATTTAATGAATGAAATTCGTGCAGCTGTTAAAGGTTATCCTGGTGTTTCCATCATTGTCGAAAAAGATCAAAACGGACCACCTTCAGGTTATCCGATCAATGTTGAAATTTCTGGTGAAAATTATAACGACATGTTAATTGAAGCTGAAAAAGTTAAAGATTTTATCAACTCGAAAAACATTGCTGGAATTGAAGAATTAAAACTAGATGTTAATAAATCAAAACCTGGTTTAGAAGTAATCGTAGACCGAAAAGTAGCGGGACAACTAGGGGTTTCAACAGCTCAAGTAGGACAAACATTACGTCGTTCTGTATACGGAGAAAAAATTTCTACTTATAAAGAAGACAAAGATGATTATGAAATAAATGTGCGTTTTAACGAAGATTTAAAAAATGATAACAGTGCTATTTTCAATCAGCCAATCACATTTAGAGATCAAGCTACTGGAAGATTACAACAAGTTCCAATTGCTGCGTTAGTAGAAAAAACAAATACATCTTCATTCAACACCATTAAACGTAAAAACTTAAAACGAGTAATTACAGTATATTCAAATGTATTGGAAGGTTATAATGCCAATGAAATTGTAGGTGCTTTGAAAAAAGAAATGGCAACTTATAAAATGCCAAAAGACACTAATTTCGCTTTTACTGGTGAACAAGAAGAACAAGAAAAAAACTCTTCGTTCTTATTTAAAGCTTTGTTAATTGCAATGGGAGGCATTATTTTAGTAATGGTAGCTCAATTTAATTCGATTTCAAAACCAGCTATTATTATGTTTACTGTGATTTTGAGTTTTATTGGAGTTTTCCTTGGATTGGTTATTTTTAGAAACGATTTCGTAATCATTATGACCATGATGGGTATTATTTCTCTTGCCGGAATTGTTGTAAACAACGGAATTGTATTGATAGATTACACTCAATTATTATTAGACCGAAAAGTAGCCGAATTAGGTTTAGAAGAAGGCGCAATCTTAAGTAAACAAGATTATTTTGATGCTATAGTTGAAGGAGGTCGTTCAAGATTACGTCCTGTATTGTTAACGGCTATTACAACGGTTTTAGGATTAATTCCATTAGCAATTGGTTTAAATATCGACTTCTTTGGATTATTTATCAACTACAATCCTAATATCTATATGGGTGGAGATAACGTAATTTTCTGGGGACCTTTAGCAAAAACGGTTATTTACGGATTAATATTTGCAACATTCCTTACGTTGATTATTGTTCCCGTGATGTTCTTCTTATTAAACAGAATGAAAATCAAAATTAAGAGTCGAAAAAACAAAGACACTGAAATCTTACCATCAGTATAA